In Gossypium arboreum isolate Shixiya-1 chromosome 6, ASM2569848v2, whole genome shotgun sequence, the following are encoded in one genomic region:
- the LOC108485480 gene encoding inositol oxygenase 2 isoform X1, with translation MTILIEKPELVSQSDCQIHVDESKELVLDGGFPVPKSLSGEGFLAPEVNSFGNSFRDYNAESERQKSVEEFYKQQHVNQTYDFVQKMREEYSKLNRMEMSIWECCELLNEVVDDSDPDLDEPQIQHLLQSAEAIRKDYPNEDWLHLTALIHDLGKVLLLPKFGGLPQWAVVGDTFPLGCAFDEANIHHRYFKENPDCNNPSYNTKNGIYWDGCGLDNVTISWGHDDYMYLVAKENGTTLPSAGLFIIRYHSLYPLHKEEAYMQFLNDEDKENLKWLRIFNKYDLYSKSKVAVDVEKVKPYYLSLIEKYFPAKLKW, from the exons ATGACTATCCTTATCGAGAAGCCTGAGCTAG TGTCTCAATCAGACTGCCAGATTCATGTGGATGAAAGTAAGGAATTGGTGTTGGATGGTGGATTCCCAGTGCCGAAATCTTTGTCAGGAGAAGGATTTTTGGCACCAGAGGTCAATTCATTTGGCAACTCCTTTAGGGATTACAATGCAGAAAGTGAAAGGCAAAAGAGCGTGGAGGAATTCTACAAGCAGCAACATGTTAACCAGACATACGACTTT GTGCAAAAGATGAGGGAAGAATATTCGAAGCTGAATAGAATGGAAATGAGCATATGGGAATGCTGTGAATTGCTGAATGAGGTGGTGGATGACAGTGACCCTGACCTGGATGAACCTCAAATTCAGCACCTCTTGCAGTCGGCTGAAGCTATTAGAAAAGATTATCCTAATGAAGATTGGCTGCATTTGACTGCCCTCATTCATG ATCTTGGGAAGGTTCTTCTTCTACCTAAATTTGGAGGGCTTCCACAATGGGCTGTTGTTG GCGACACATTTCCTCTTGGGTGTGCTTTTGATGAGGCCAATATTCATCACAGG tattTCAAGGAAAACCCAGATTGCAACAATCCCTCTTATAACACTAAGAATGGAATTTACTGGGATGGCTGTGGCCTTGACAATGTTACAATTTCATGGGGACATGATGATTACATGTATTTG GTAGCCAAGGAAAATGGAACTACTCTACCTTCAGCAGGGCTGTTCATTATCCGATATCATTCACTTTATC CTTTACATAAGGAGGAAGCGTACATGCAGTTTCTTAATGATGAGGATAAGGAGAATCTGAAGTGGCTTAGAATATTCAA CAAGTATGACCTGTACAGCAAGAGCAAGGTCGCTGTGGACGTTGAAAAAGTGAAGCCATATTATCTTTCGCTTATTGAAAAA TATTTTCCGGCAAAGCTCAAGTGGTGA
- the LOC108485480 gene encoding inositol oxygenase 2 isoform X2 produces MTILIEKPELDCQIHVDESKELVLDGGFPVPKSLSGEGFLAPEVNSFGNSFRDYNAESERQKSVEEFYKQQHVNQTYDFVQKMREEYSKLNRMEMSIWECCELLNEVVDDSDPDLDEPQIQHLLQSAEAIRKDYPNEDWLHLTALIHDLGKVLLLPKFGGLPQWAVVGDTFPLGCAFDEANIHHRYFKENPDCNNPSYNTKNGIYWDGCGLDNVTISWGHDDYMYLVAKENGTTLPSAGLFIIRYHSLYPLHKEEAYMQFLNDEDKENLKWLRIFNKYDLYSKSKVAVDVEKVKPYYLSLIEKYFPAKLKW; encoded by the exons ATGACTATCCTTATCGAGAAGCCTGAGCTAG ACTGCCAGATTCATGTGGATGAAAGTAAGGAATTGGTGTTGGATGGTGGATTCCCAGTGCCGAAATCTTTGTCAGGAGAAGGATTTTTGGCACCAGAGGTCAATTCATTTGGCAACTCCTTTAGGGATTACAATGCAGAAAGTGAAAGGCAAAAGAGCGTGGAGGAATTCTACAAGCAGCAACATGTTAACCAGACATACGACTTT GTGCAAAAGATGAGGGAAGAATATTCGAAGCTGAATAGAATGGAAATGAGCATATGGGAATGCTGTGAATTGCTGAATGAGGTGGTGGATGACAGTGACCCTGACCTGGATGAACCTCAAATTCAGCACCTCTTGCAGTCGGCTGAAGCTATTAGAAAAGATTATCCTAATGAAGATTGGCTGCATTTGACTGCCCTCATTCATG ATCTTGGGAAGGTTCTTCTTCTACCTAAATTTGGAGGGCTTCCACAATGGGCTGTTGTTG GCGACACATTTCCTCTTGGGTGTGCTTTTGATGAGGCCAATATTCATCACAGG tattTCAAGGAAAACCCAGATTGCAACAATCCCTCTTATAACACTAAGAATGGAATTTACTGGGATGGCTGTGGCCTTGACAATGTTACAATTTCATGGGGACATGATGATTACATGTATTTG GTAGCCAAGGAAAATGGAACTACTCTACCTTCAGCAGGGCTGTTCATTATCCGATATCATTCACTTTATC CTTTACATAAGGAGGAAGCGTACATGCAGTTTCTTAATGATGAGGATAAGGAGAATCTGAAGTGGCTTAGAATATTCAA CAAGTATGACCTGTACAGCAAGAGCAAGGTCGCTGTGGACGTTGAAAAAGTGAAGCCATATTATCTTTCGCTTATTGAAAAA TATTTTCCGGCAAAGCTCAAGTGGTGA